A stretch of DNA from Caretta caretta isolate rCarCar2 chromosome 24, rCarCar1.hap1, whole genome shotgun sequence:
GTCGCAGGCCACCGAGAGCCCCGGGATGGGGACAGCGGCCACGCTGCAGGAGATGGTGGCCAGCTTCCAGATCTGCCTCTGCATGGCTTCCTTCTTCCTCTGCAGGACGCCCAGCGAAATGTTGGGCAAAGCCAGGAGGAACGTGTGTCTcttgtggccaggcagctccttCGCTAAGGTTTCCTCCAGCGCCAGGAAGTCGTAGctgcccagctcccagctggAGAGGAGGAAGACGGTTGGGGAAGCCACCCCTTCGGCCAGCAGCCGCCGGCAGCAGTCGTCCCGGATCTGCGTCAGGACCCCCTGCTCGCTGTAGCTCGCCGGCCGCCTTCTTCTGGCCGCGTCCAGGTCGGCGTCCACCTTGGAGCGCACGAAGTAGAAGCGCTTGCCCATGGCCTGGATCTCCCGGGCCAGCTGGGCGTGGTTGGCTCGGAAGCGCTCGGAGGCGATGAGGATGAAGAAATCGTAGCGGGGGAAGCCCACCCGCTCCAGGTAGGTGTGGGACTGGAACTCCGGGGTGCCGATGCCCGGCAGGTCCCACAGCGTCACGTTGGGGTGCGTGGGGTGGGGGTACGGGGTCGGCTCCATGGTGGTCTCCACCACCCCTGTGGCGGCCGCTCCCTCGTCATCGTCCTGCAGGCCGCGGATGGCGTTGACGAAGGAGGATTTGCCGGAGCCAGACTCCCCGGTCACGGCAATGTCCAGCCGGGCGTTCTCCAAGGCCTCCAGGCTCTCCAGGATCTTCGAGGCAGCTTCGTCCATCCGGCCCCCTTCCAGGGCGTCCCTGATCTCCGCGATGTCCTCGTCGGTGATGATGTCATACTCCTCCGTGAAGTCGCTCTCTGGGGGGATCTGGTCAGCCATGGGGCTTGGGAGAGTGCTGGGGGGGTAAGGGGGGGCAGAGAGATGCAGAAGTGGGGGTTAATGTAGGGAAAcaggacacggggcctttccgcTCTAGGGGACGccggctcccatctggccccagggcggggactggctggcccaggggggcagggaatggggcatggggGCCTTTCTGCTCTAGGGGTTGCCGGccctgttccagcccagggcaagggactgcctggctcaggggggcagggaacgaGTTCCCTCCTtccattggggggtgggggtaggcaaaagccaggagcccagcccagggctctgctggggTGCGGTCTtcacctgcccccacccacatCGTCAACGCACGTCTCCTCAAGGTGGCCCCCATCCCTGGGGGGTTAGGCAGAAAAGGAGGAGGGTTCCCCAGTTTGCACATGcatgccctcccccccgcccccccggccggTCTGGGTCGGTCGCTCGCCGGCCCCGTGGGGCACAGCCCGGGTCCCCCAGGCACAGCCCCATTTGGGGTGGTGGAAGGATGGATGCGGGGGGCTCCCCGTCCTGCTGTGATTCAGTCTGTCCTCATCTCTTCATCTGCCCCCCTGGCTCCACCTCTGTCTGCCCCCCTGATTCCACCcccggctcccccctccctctgctccccattccGACCCCTttaccccctgcttccccccccattcttctccctctgccccccggctccccctctgtctgcccccctgattccacccccggctcccccctccctctgctccccattccGACCCCTttaccccctgcttcccccccccattcttctccctctgccccccggctccccctctgtctgtcccccCGATTCCACCcccggctcccccctccctctgttcccCATTCCGACCCCTttaccccctgcttccccccccattcttctccctctgccccccggctcccc
This window harbors:
- the IRGC gene encoding interferon-inducible GTPase 5, whose translation is MADQIPPESDFTEEYDIITDEDIAEIRDALEGGRMDEAASKILESLEALENARLDIAVTGESGSGKSSFVNAIRGLQDDDEGAAATGVVETTMEPTPYPHPTHPNVTLWDLPGIGTPEFQSHTYLERVGFPRYDFFILIASERFRANHAQLAREIQAMGKRFYFVRSKVDADLDAARRRRPASYSEQGVLTQIRDDCCRRLLAEGVASPTVFLLSSWELGSYDFLALEETLAKELPGHKRHTFLLALPNISLGVLQRKKEAMQRQIWKLATISCSVAAVPIPGLSVACDVTILIKTLSKYRQTFGLDDESLCKLAEKVGKPVEDIKEAIKSPLAREISRDLVLKLLTKAGGGALMFIEYLASTVPVFGSMVAGGISFATTYYMLRSFLDEVARDAHSVLIKAFETDV